The sequence below is a genomic window from Sulfuracidifex metallicus DSM 6482 = JCM 9184.
TTATTTTTAAGATGGAAAGAAAAAAATAAAACTAAATTAAAGCAAAGAGAGGATTTGTCTAGATCTAATTATTATAAACCCATTCATCTCTTTATTGAATTATAAAATAACATAAGCTATTTTCATCCTCTTACCGTGCTCATAACTTCCCTTACTAATTCCTCCACCTCCTTGGTCACCTTAAATCCTTTTATGTTAGATAACTTAGTCAGAGCTTCTTTAGTTGTCCTTACCTCTCCCTTGTCTATCCATTCACATAAGGCTTCTAAAGCCACCTTACTGGTTAAGCATGGCATTCCTGAATACCTTACGGCCAACTTGTCCCTTTCCTTAATCCATAACACTTGTATAATTTCCCTTTTAGTCCTTATCGTTTTAATATTATATCCTTCTATCTTACTTGTCTTATACATTGGCTTCATAAGGAAGTCAGATGCAGTTTTCCTAGTCATGTTGCAACAATCATGCCCAATTTTGCTCATTTTAGGGTTACACTAATTCATTTAGGATAGAACTTTATTAAAGTTGTCGTTTTCCTTGAGCCTTTAAGATGAAGATTTAAAAAATTATGACATATTTTAACCAATGTTAGGAAAGATAGGTAAGGATACATTCGATAACATCATCTATCCAAATCTAGGGGAAAGGAGAAATGAGGTTATTGTTCCTCCAATGAATGGAGTTGACGTGGGAGTAGTTGACCTAATGGACGGGAGGGTACTCGTAACTAAAACTGATCCAGTTTTCATAGTAAAGGAGTACGGTCTTAGAAAGGCAGCATGGTTCGCGGTTCATATACTTGCGAGCGACCTAATGACTTCTGGGATATCACCTCAATACGCCTTGATAGACCTTAACTTGCCGCCTTCAATGACAGATCAGGAATTTGAGGAAATGTGGAAGGGAATAAGTGACTCATTAAAGGAAATAGGAGTAATGGTCATAGGCGGTCATACAGGTAGATATGAGGGAGTTAACTATCCAATGTTAGGAGGTTTCACAATGCTTGGGATAGGGGAGAAGAAAAAGCTGGCTAATCCATCTAAGGTAGAGGTTGGAGACCAAGTTGTAGTTACTAAAGGTCCAGCAATAGAAGCTACAGCGCTGTTGGTAAACACGTTCCCAACGGTTTTTCAAGACGAACTTGATAACGACGTAATGAAGGAAGCTTTGGATATGTATTGGAAGATGTCGTGCTGGAAGGACGGTTTAATAGCGTCCAACGTAGGCGTTAAGGCTATGCATGACGCTACTGAAGGAGGATTATGGAACGCTTTAGTCGAGATGAGCGAGGCAAGTGGTAAAGGAATAGAGGTTAGGAAAAGTGAGATCCCGATGCCAAGGGCTGTGAAGGAAGTAACTTCCCTAGTGGGAATAGATCCTTACACCTCAATAAGCGAGGGAACCATGGTCATAATTACATCGGACGGAGATGGCGTTGTAAGCTCACTCACGAAGGAAGGGATAGAGGCTGGAGTTGTGGGTAAAGTCGTGGAAGGAGACGGAGTTGAGGTAGATGGAAAGAAAATAGGTAGGCCTGACCACGATCCGTTCTGGGTTGCGTTCTCGGAGATAGGTAGTAAGGGCAAATCAGCCCTCAAGTCGTGAAGACATTGCATATTAACAGTTTTTATCCATAGAAAGAGGACATGCCATTAATATCACATTATGTTGATTTATTATCTACAAGGCTAAATGATAATATGATGGACTATTCTAAAGCAACTCTTGATGAAGTATTCTCTTTACTTTCCACTTCACGTTCAGGCCTAACTTCAGAGGAAGCGAAACTACGTTTGGAGAAGTATGGATACAACGAAGTAAAGGAAAAGAAGGAAAGTCCTTTGAGGAAGTTCTTATCAAAGTTCTCCGCCCCTGTTCCATGGATGTTAGAAGTAACAGCAGTAGTTACCTTCCTATTGAGGAAATATGATGATATGGGCATAATACTTTTTCTTCTAATATTTAACGCAATAGTTAGCTTCGTGCAAGAATCCCGTGCAGAGAGTGCGGTAGAGCTTTTGAGGAAAAAACTTTCAGTTCAAGCTTCAGTTCTAAGGAATGGAGAGTGGAAAAGTATTCCAGCAAGAGAGCTTGTACCGGGCGACATAATTCACGTTAGGCTGGGCGACATAGTGCCAGCTGACGTAAAGGTGATAGATGGAGAAGTTGAAGTTGACCAGTCAGCCCTTACTGGAGAGTCTATAAGTGTAGAGAGAAAGGTAGGTTCTCTTCTTTACTCAGGTTCGGTAATTAAAAGGGGAGAAGCTTACGGGGTAGTTGTAAATACCGGTGTAAACACTTACTTCGGTAAGACTACAGAGTTAGTTCAAAGTGCGAAGGTACAATCTCACATCGAGTCCTTAATTCTTGGAATAGTGAAGTATTTAATTACAATTGACGTAGCCTTGGTTCTCTTGATGTCACTTTACTCCTTCCTAACTGGTGTTCCTCTGACTAACGTCTTACCTTTCGCCTTGGTAGTTCTGATAGCATCAATACCAGTAGCCTTACCAGCTACCTTTACCATTGCAATGGCAATAGGAGCACTGGAAATGTCTAAGAAGGGAGTTCTGGTGACCAGACTTAATGCAATTGAGGACGCGTCGTCTATGGATGTACTTTGTATGGACAAGACTGGCACTATTACTGAAAATAAGCTCTACGTTATAGATCCAATAGTTATCCAAGGAAAGGAAGATGATCTCATAAGATATGCTGTGCTCGCGTCAGAGGAGGTAGGAGAGGACCCAATAGACAAAGCTATAATAAATTACGCTAAAGAAAAGGGAATAAAAGTAGATTTCTCTAAAAGGAAGAGTTTCACTCCATTCGATCCTTCCACAAAGAGAAGTGAGGGAATAGTTGAGGAAAACGGTAAAGAAATTAAAGTGGTTAAAGGTGCACCTCAGGTAGTAGGATCTCTATGTGGAATGACGGATCAAATTAAGGATGTAGTAGATAAACTTGCTTTGAGGGGTTTTAGAGTAATTGCAGTAGGCAAGGGAGAGGAAGAAAAGCTCAACTTAGTTGGTCTACTTCCACTCTTGGATAGACCTAGAAAGGACTCTCCAATCTTGATTCACGAATTGAAAGATCTAGGTGTCTCCGTTAAGATGATAACCGGAGACAACAAAGCAATAGCGGGAGAGATAGCTAAAGAGGTTGGAATTACTGACCGTCCATGTGCAATTTCCGACGTCAAGGAAGGAAAAGAAAAGGTTGACGAGTGCGGAGTCTTTGCTGAAGTATTCCCTGAGGACAAGTTCTTCGTTGTAAAGAGCCTTCAATCAGAAGGTCATGTTACAGGTATGACTGGAGACGGTGTAAATGATGCTCCCGCCCTAAAGCAAGCCGAAGTAGGCATAGCAGTTAGTAATGCCACTGACGTGGCAAAGGCAGCTGCTAGCATAGTTCTAACCCACGAGGGAATAACTGACATAGTTGACGCAGTGAAAAGCGGTAGGAAGATCTATCAGAGGATGCTAACCTATACTTTGAACAAGATAATGAAGACTATTCAAGTAGTTATATTTCTGACTACGTCGTTTTTCGTATTTAGGTTCTTCGTTACAACGCCTTTTGATATAATTCTTCTTCTTTTTGCCAACGACTTCGTTACCATGTCAATAGCAACGGATAATGTAAGATACTCGAAGTCTCCTGAAAAGTGGAGCGTCAAACCTCTAATTACGAGTTCCGCGATCCTTTCGTCGATGTTGGTTCTAGAGGGATTTGTAGGAATTTTCATTTCTTTTTATCTTGGACTAAATCACATTCAGATACAGACCTTCGTGTTTGACCTTCTGGTTTTCTCCGGTCTTTTCACAGTCCTTATGATAAGGGAAAGAAAGAGGTTCTGGCATTCCTCTCCCAGCAAGTGGCTGTCCCTCTCCATAGCTGGTGACATTTTGGTGATAAGCTTAATCTCAGTGTTAGGTATACTCGTAACTCCTGTTCCTTTTGACGCAGTGTTATTTGCTCTGGGGTTAGCCTTCACTTGGATGATAGCTATGGATACAGTGAAGAACTTCGTCTTTAGGAAATATAACTTATAAAAGAAGAGAAATAGAAATAAAATAATTTTTAAATCTTTTTCTTTAACTACCTCACTCAGATCCTATTCCTTTCTTAATTATGTTCACGAGTTAAGCTTGAAAAACGTCTCACTTTTAACTCTTGTCCTTATATGTTAAAACGTGAAAGTTAACCTTCCTATAGCTTCGTCATGGTTTCTATGGGGTGCATCATACTACTTGTATTATCCATATCTTTCAATTTATCTAGAGAACATCATAGGCAGTGGATTCTCCCTAGCTTTTGTTGTGTTTACAATTTCTGCAATTCCATTTTCTCTTTTTGGAGGTCAAATTCATCGAAGGTTAGGAGTTAATTTATCAGCGTTTATAGGGATGGTAGTTAGTGGTACTGGTTTATTTTTAATCCAAATATCATCATCTACTTTTACGGTAATCTTAGCAGGGATTATGGCTTATGCCTTCTTCATTTCCCTTCCGAACTTTTACTCCATGATGATGGCATTGGACAGTAAGTGCATAGCTAGGATATGGTCCCTTTCTATCGTTCCATCCCTATTTATGCCATTTATTGGAGGACTAATTTCAACCTATTACGGAATTAATTGGGTTTTCATTTTAGCATCTGTTTTAGCTTTGGCTTCCTCGATACCTATTCTGGGAGTCCACGTTAAGCCCAAAGCTAAAGGAGGCAAATCCAATGTATTTATACCCTTCCTTTCTATGATACCTATAGCCATAGTTTTTCCCTTTGTATATCTCTACTTGAAAGTTCATTTCGGCTTCTCTTTGGAAGACATAGGCATTATTTCAACCATAGTAGAAATGATTGGCTTTGTAACTTCATATCTTTCAACCAGAATGCCTAACTGGCTGGCTTTGTCCCTTTACTTGTTTATCTTCTCTCTAGTTGGCGGGGAAACCTTCTTCCCATATTTTTCCTTGTCGTTCGGATTATGGGAAGCAATCATTCCAGTTTCATTGGAGGGAAGTCAATCTTATTCTCCAGAAGAGTTCGGTAGAGTTAACGCTTTTCAACAAATTGGATGGCTTGTGGGCTTTGTTATATCTTACCTTGCCGGGAGTACGTCCTTGATAGTTTCATCACTCTTCTCGGCTTTAGTAATGTTCTATGTGCTTCTTTCTCATTTAAGGGCAATAAAGCGTAGCATTTATCCCTTTTAATCAACTAATTAATTTAAAAATATATAAATTTAAATATTTATTATGAACAAATATATTTTCTTACAAACTAACTTAAAGTAGGTTTTTTAATTTTAGTTTAAAGCTCTTCCTTGCTTTCATTAGGGTTTTTCTATACGCTAAAACTGGACAATAACGTGATAGTTTCCTTTCTTGAAAGTCTCATTTTTAAAAAGGATAGAAACATAATATATGTATATGAATTTATATAAAAACAAAAAGAGAGAGAAGTTGATATACCTTTTCAAACGTTCTTGTGAAATTTCAGTTTTATTAGAGTTTACAACCAACTGCTTAATGGCTTTACGTTCTTAGCTTCGTTAAGATCAACTATTGAATATCCTGTCATATCTTTCAGGTATTTTATTACACCCTCTCTATCAGTCAAGATATACTCAGTTCTCACTGCGTCCTTCTCCGGTAACCTAAGTTCTATGGTATATCCAGTCTTAGATTTCCTTATAACTATGGAACTATATTTACCCTTTAGGCACAGTAATCCTTTATCTAGAAGTTCCTGCATCTTACTATCTATTTCCATGGTATTTAATAATGTACAGGCTGTTTTATGCTGGTTTTCCTCTTGAAAAGAGGTACTACTAAATGCTAAACCACTTTTACATCTATTTTAGATTATCGTTAACTTAGGTCGTTTTCACTTTTAAGCAAATTCAGTTAAAAGACGGACTTATGAATCATGATTACCATTAAAGATTATGGTCGATTGGAGAGATGTACCTTTAAGGCCTGGAAATCCGTACCCATTAGGCTCGACTTGGCTAGAAGAGGAGGATGGAGTCAATTTCTCTCTATTTTCGGAGAATGCAACCAAGGTAGAGATATTGTTGTTCTCAAGGAACAAGAAATATCCCAAGGAAGTAATAGAAGTTCGAAACAGGATGGCAGACATATGGCATACATTCGTCCCAGGGATAAGACCAGGGCATCTTTACGCTTATAGAGTCCACGGGCCTTATAAGCCGGAGGAGGGATTACGTTTTAATCCAAACAAGGCATTGATAGATCCCTACGCTAAGGCAATATCAGGATCAGTAGAATGGGACGACTCGCTTTTCGCTTATAAAATAGGAGATCAAAGGGAGGATCTCTCCTTCGACGAACGTGATTCTTCTCCCTTCATACCTAAAAGTGTAGTAATTGATCCTAACTTCAATTGGGATGATCACCATTTCAAGAGGTTCGCCTGGAATAGGACAGTGATTTATGAGCTTCACGTAAAGGGCTTTACGAAGCTTAGAGAAGATCTAGATGAAAACATAAGGGGATCTTACAAGGCTTTGGCTTCAGACAAAGTAACGGAGTATCTAAAGGATCTTGGAATAACAAGCGTAGAGCTAATGCCAGTCCATCACTTCGTTGACGATCGTTTCCTAGTGGAGAAAGGGCTAAAGAACTATTGGGGGTACAACACAATTGGTTTCTTTGCACCGGAGTGCAGATACTCTAGCTCAGGCTGTGGAGGAGAGCAAGTTAAGGAATTCAAGGAAATGGTTAACGCACTTCACAATGCAGGACTGGAAGTAATACTAGATGTTGTGTTTAACCATACGGCTGAAGGTAACCATATGGGTCCAACCCTTTCCTTCAAGGGCATTGACAACCTTTCTTATTACATGCTTAGCCCTGAGAACAGGAGGTATTACCTAGATTATACTGGAGTAGGTAATACGCTAAACATGAGCCATCCAAGGGTTCTACAGATGGTTCTCGACAGTCTCAGGTATTGGGTGACCGAAATGCACGTAGACGGTTTCAGGTTCGATTTGGCAGCAGCCTTAGCCAGGGAACTTTATAGCGTTAACATGTTATCCACTTTCTTCATAGCGATACAACAGGATCCTGTTCTCTCTATGGTGAAGCTGATAGCTGAGCCTTGGGACGTGGGTCCAGGCGGATATCAGGTGGGTAATTTTCCCCCTTTTTGGGCAGAATGGAACGGTAAGTATAGGGACACAGTAAGGAAGTTCTGGAGAGGAGATTCATTGCCATACCAAGAGATAGCTAACAGAATAATGGGATCTCCCGACATTTACCTAGGTACTGGAAAGACGCCTTATGCCTCGGTCAATTACGTAACATCTCACGATGGATTTACCCTGCAGGATCTAGTGAGCTATAACTCTAAACACAACGAAGCCAACGGTCTAAACAATCAGGACGGAACAAACGAGAACTTTAGCTGGAACTGCGGTTTTGAAGGTGAGACTAACGATCCTAACGTGATAGCATGTAGGGAAAGAATGAAAAGGAACTTCATCATCACGTTGTTCATAAGTGAGGGAATACCTATGTTGTTAGGAGGTGACGAGCTTAGCAGGACCCAACGTGGTAACAACAACGCCTTCTGTCAGGACAACGAAATCTCATGGGTCAGGTGGAACTTAAGTGACGGCGAGTACGACTTCTTAAATTTCGTCAGGAGAGCTGTAAAGTTCTATGACGCACATCCTATCTTCAGGAGAGCTAAATATTTCCAAGGTAAGAAGTTGTTGGGAATGCCCTTTAAGGACGTTACTTGGTATAAGGTAAACGGTGAGGAAGTGGATGAGAACACGTGGAGCTCTCCTACTAAGATTTTGGTTTTGGTTCTAGAAGGAGGAGTAATCGACGAGCATGACGAGTTAGGTAACAGAATAGCCGACGATACTTTCCTGATCATAATGAACTCTGACCAAGGTCACATTAAGGTAAAGATCCCTGGTCATGGAAAGTGGAACATTGTTCTTTACTCTTACATGAGACATCTATCTGATAAAGAGAAAGAGGTCAACAGCGGAGAGGAACTTGAAGTTGAAGGAAAGTCTGTTTTAGTTTACAGGAGAGTGTCCTCATGAACATGATATCAACTTACAGGATTCAGCTTAGGGAAGACGGTCCTACCTTCAAGGACGTTGAAGAAATTTCAGATTATTTGTCGTGGTTAGGCATTTCTCATGTATATTTATCTCCGGTTTTCAAAGCTAGGAAAGGTAGCACTCACGGTTATGACGTGGTAGACTACGTCATAAGCGATAGACTAGGAGGCAGGGAAGGATATGAGAGAATGAGTATATCATTGAAGGAAAAAGGAATAGGGATTCTACAGGACGTTGTTCCAAATCACATGGCTGTCAGCACAGAGAATTGGCGTCTAATGGACGTGCTAAGGAAAGGAAGGAACAGCAAATGGAGTTCCATGTTCGATTGGTGGGGGGACGTAATCACTTTACCGATACTCGAGGACAAGTTAGAGAAAGTTAAGCATCTGATCAGTATAGACAAAGAAAAGAGAGAACTGATCTACAGGGATTGGAGACTTCCTCTATGCGATGACGTTAGCACAGTTGATGAGACTTTAAGGAGATGCTACCACTTGACATGGTGGATTGAAGGTCCGTCTTATAGACGCTTCTTTTACGTTAATTGTCTGATAGGTGTTAATGTAGAGAGGGAAGAAGTTTTACAAGAACAAATCAGGAATTTACCTAAGGTAGATGGGATAAGAATAGATCATATTGATGGACTTTTCGATCCTGTAAATTACGTAAAGAGAATGAAGACTCTTTACCCCCTAGTTTTAGTTGAAAAGATATTAACTTGGGGGGAGAAACTGGAGATTCCAGCAGATGGAACTACAGGATATGACTTCATGAATTACGTAAATCACCTCCTCATAGATGGAGATAACCATGATGAAATAGAGAGACTATACGAGGAGTTTACCGGCAAGCACGACAATTTAGATTCCATGATAAGGGAGAGCAAGAGGGCAGTAATCAGAAACTACATGAAGAACGAGTTCTCTCATGTAGCTAAGCTGGCTTCCTCTTCTCTGGGGAGGGACGTATCAGAGGACATTTATAACTTCGCTGAGTGCCTGCCAGTATACAGGGTTTACAGCGGAGAATATGACCAATGCGATCCTCATGGAGTTGTAAGAGAACTTCGTGAAAAGGATACATACACATATAATAAGCTCCAGCAGATACTCCCTGGCGCTTACGCCAAAGGTATAGAAGATACGGTGTTTTATCGCTTTATCAAGCTTCTCTCAATAAACGAGGTAGGCGGATTCTTAGAAAGGTTTGGAATCACGCAGGATCAGTTTCATTCATTCATTTCATCGAGGCAAGAAACCACAATGAACTCTACGTCAACTCATGATACGAAGGTAAGCGAGGATGTTAGGGCTAGGATAGATTACTTGTCCGAGATACCTGACATGTGGAGTTCTAAAATAAAGGAATGGAGGAGTTTGCTTCGTCCTAAGGCAGACCCTATAGACGAATATAGATTTTATCAGGTTCTAGTGGGTTCCCTAGAGAACTTCACTGAGGAATATAAAGAAAGGCTTAAGGCATACATGATCAAAGCAATGAGAGAAAGCAAAGAGAAGACCACGTGGGAGAAACCTAATCTGGAGTATGAAGAGAAGGTGATTCAGATGGTTGAGGATGGATTCTCCAACGACGGGTTCAGGAATGACGTCTCTTCCTTTGTAAAGGAAGTGGATCTGAAAGGAAAAGAGAAATCGCTTGCAATGATAACGTTAAAGATAATGACTCCCGGAATAGCTGATTTTTATCAAGGAACAGAGACTTGGCGTTACCTTCTGGTGGATCCGGACAATAGACTTAAGGTAGACTTTCGTTGGTTGAATTCCCTTAGGGACGAAACCCCATCATTAGATTTAGGCAAACATTCGACGAAAACTAACTTAATAAGGAAATTATTGAAAGTAAAAAGAGAAATATATGGAACTGAGTATAAGCCTTTAAAGGTGGATAAAGGTTACCTAGCTTTCAAACGTGGAAGTTACACCGTTATTGTGAGGACTCTCTCTAGGGCGGGGAAGTTAAACCTTCAAATTTCGGGCTTCGATGTAGTTAGAGGAACCGAGGTTGGAGATATGAATGAGGAGCTTTCTAAGTTCCCCGTGATTGTGATGAAGAATTAGCGTGAAGCGTGAAAGAGGGACGAAATTAGAAAGGGGATAAAGTAGTCAATAAGTCTTTTCTTGCTGTCCTTGATCTGGATTACTCTTTATTTAGCGTTTTGCTATTTTCTTTTAATGTCAATTTCTGAGGCTATGGAACTATTAAAAATAGGAGAGGCTATCCATGGAAGCCAGAAAGAAAAGGAAGTGCTAAACTTCATAAAGCATCACGCTAAAGGAAGGGAAATTCATGTTAACACAAAGGAATGGATATATTCGTGCAAGGTAACCTTGAACGGAAGAGACGT
It includes:
- a CDS encoding AIR synthase family protein, which gives rise to MLGKIGKDTFDNIIYPNLGERRNEVIVPPMNGVDVGVVDLMDGRVLVTKTDPVFIVKEYGLRKAAWFAVHILASDLMTSGISPQYALIDLNLPPSMTDQEFEEMWKGISDSLKEIGVMVIGGHTGRYEGVNYPMLGGFTMLGIGEKKKLANPSKVEVGDQVVVTKGPAIEATALLVNTFPTVFQDELDNDVMKEALDMYWKMSCWKDGLIASNVGVKAMHDATEGGLWNALVEMSEASGKGIEVRKSEIPMPRAVKEVTSLVGIDPYTSISEGTMVIITSDGDGVVSSLTKEGIEAGVVGKVVEGDGVEVDGKKIGRPDHDPFWVAFSEIGSKGKSALKS
- a CDS encoding plasma-membrane proton-efflux P-type ATPase is translated as MPLISHYVDLLSTRLNDNMMDYSKATLDEVFSLLSTSRSGLTSEEAKLRLEKYGYNEVKEKKESPLRKFLSKFSAPVPWMLEVTAVVTFLLRKYDDMGIILFLLIFNAIVSFVQESRAESAVELLRKKLSVQASVLRNGEWKSIPARELVPGDIIHVRLGDIVPADVKVIDGEVEVDQSALTGESISVERKVGSLLYSGSVIKRGEAYGVVVNTGVNTYFGKTTELVQSAKVQSHIESLILGIVKYLITIDVALVLLMSLYSFLTGVPLTNVLPFALVVLIASIPVALPATFTIAMAIGALEMSKKGVLVTRLNAIEDASSMDVLCMDKTGTITENKLYVIDPIVIQGKEDDLIRYAVLASEEVGEDPIDKAIINYAKEKGIKVDFSKRKSFTPFDPSTKRSEGIVEENGKEIKVVKGAPQVVGSLCGMTDQIKDVVDKLALRGFRVIAVGKGEEEKLNLVGLLPLLDRPRKDSPILIHELKDLGVSVKMITGDNKAIAGEIAKEVGITDRPCAISDVKEGKEKVDECGVFAEVFPEDKFFVVKSLQSEGHVTGMTGDGVNDAPALKQAEVGIAVSNATDVAKAAASIVLTHEGITDIVDAVKSGRKIYQRMLTYTLNKIMKTIQVVIFLTTSFFVFRFFVTTPFDIILLLFANDFVTMSIATDNVRYSKSPEKWSVKPLITSSAILSSMLVLEGFVGIFISFYLGLNHIQIQTFVFDLLVFSGLFTVLMIRERKRFWHSSPSKWLSLSIAGDILVISLISVLGILVTPVPFDAVLFALGLAFTWMIAMDTVKNFVFRKYNL
- the glgX gene encoding glycogen debranching protein GlgX, with protein sequence MVDWRDVPLRPGNPYPLGSTWLEEEDGVNFSLFSENATKVEILLFSRNKKYPKEVIEVRNRMADIWHTFVPGIRPGHLYAYRVHGPYKPEEGLRFNPNKALIDPYAKAISGSVEWDDSLFAYKIGDQREDLSFDERDSSPFIPKSVVIDPNFNWDDHHFKRFAWNRTVIYELHVKGFTKLREDLDENIRGSYKALASDKVTEYLKDLGITSVELMPVHHFVDDRFLVEKGLKNYWGYNTIGFFAPECRYSSSGCGGEQVKEFKEMVNALHNAGLEVILDVVFNHTAEGNHMGPTLSFKGIDNLSYYMLSPENRRYYLDYTGVGNTLNMSHPRVLQMVLDSLRYWVTEMHVDGFRFDLAAALARELYSVNMLSTFFIAIQQDPVLSMVKLIAEPWDVGPGGYQVGNFPPFWAEWNGKYRDTVRKFWRGDSLPYQEIANRIMGSPDIYLGTGKTPYASVNYVTSHDGFTLQDLVSYNSKHNEANGLNNQDGTNENFSWNCGFEGETNDPNVIACRERMKRNFIITLFISEGIPMLLGGDELSRTQRGNNNAFCQDNEISWVRWNLSDGEYDFLNFVRRAVKFYDAHPIFRRAKYFQGKKLLGMPFKDVTWYKVNGEEVDENTWSSPTKILVLVLEGGVIDEHDELGNRIADDTFLIIMNSDQGHIKVKIPGHGKWNIVLYSYMRHLSDKEKEVNSGEELEVEGKSVLVYRRVSS
- a CDS encoding alpha-amylase family glycosyl hydrolase — translated: MNMISTYRIQLREDGPTFKDVEEISDYLSWLGISHVYLSPVFKARKGSTHGYDVVDYVISDRLGGREGYERMSISLKEKGIGILQDVVPNHMAVSTENWRLMDVLRKGRNSKWSSMFDWWGDVITLPILEDKLEKVKHLISIDKEKRELIYRDWRLPLCDDVSTVDETLRRCYHLTWWIEGPSYRRFFYVNCLIGVNVEREEVLQEQIRNLPKVDGIRIDHIDGLFDPVNYVKRMKTLYPLVLVEKILTWGEKLEIPADGTTGYDFMNYVNHLLIDGDNHDEIERLYEEFTGKHDNLDSMIRESKRAVIRNYMKNEFSHVAKLASSSLGRDVSEDIYNFAECLPVYRVYSGEYDQCDPHGVVRELREKDTYTYNKLQQILPGAYAKGIEDTVFYRFIKLLSINEVGGFLERFGITQDQFHSFISSRQETTMNSTSTHDTKVSEDVRARIDYLSEIPDMWSSKIKEWRSLLRPKADPIDEYRFYQVLVGSLENFTEEYKERLKAYMIKAMRESKEKTTWEKPNLEYEEKVIQMVEDGFSNDGFRNDVSSFVKEVDLKGKEKSLAMITLKIMTPGIADFYQGTETWRYLLVDPDNRLKVDFRWLNSLRDETPSLDLGKHSTKTNLIRKLLKVKREIYGTEYKPLKVDKGYLAFKRGSYTVIVRTLSRAGKLNLQISGFDVVRGTEVGDMNEELSKFPVIVMKN